In one window of Desulforhabdus amnigena DNA:
- a CDS encoding 2-oxoacid:acceptor oxidoreductase subunit alpha, whose amino-acid sequence MNSTVLTGEHFMTGDVACAEGALAAGCRFFAGYPITPATEIAERMAARLPCFGGTYIQMEDEIASMAAIVGASCAGVKSMTATSGPGFSLMMENLGLALCTETPCVVVNVQRAGPSTGLPTLGAQGDMMQARWGSHGHYEIITLAPASPQEMFYQTITAFNLSEIYRLPVLIMADEVTGHLSERVVIPEPGVIKLKSRPRAKGRKDRFKPFQPGPNGVPPMAIAGEGFGVHITGLTHDERGYPSMTAEAQEEMMSRIVGKIRNNLDDIIQTESYRLDDAEIAIVSYGVSSRSSLAAVDEAREQGIRVGLLRLVTVWPFPEVLINKLADRMRSLVTVEINLGQIHLEVERCSRGKVPVHLVGHAGGSVISPDTIVEKLKEITT is encoded by the coding sequence CCCCATCACTCCTGCCACTGAAATAGCCGAACGTATGGCGGCTCGACTTCCCTGTTTCGGCGGCACATACATTCAGATGGAAGACGAGATCGCTTCCATGGCCGCGATTGTGGGTGCATCCTGTGCCGGAGTAAAGAGCATGACGGCTACGTCCGGTCCTGGTTTCAGCCTGATGATGGAAAATCTTGGACTCGCGCTCTGCACGGAAACACCATGCGTGGTTGTCAATGTGCAGCGGGCCGGCCCGTCGACAGGGCTTCCTACCCTGGGGGCCCAGGGGGACATGATGCAAGCCAGGTGGGGATCTCACGGCCACTATGAGATCATTACCCTGGCGCCCGCTTCTCCACAGGAGATGTTTTACCAAACCATTACGGCTTTCAACCTGAGTGAAATCTACAGGCTGCCCGTATTGATCATGGCAGATGAAGTCACAGGGCATCTCAGTGAACGGGTAGTCATTCCCGAACCGGGAGTGATCAAGCTGAAGTCGCGCCCCAGAGCCAAAGGACGAAAGGACCGCTTCAAACCTTTTCAGCCCGGCCCCAATGGGGTTCCGCCCATGGCCATAGCGGGTGAAGGATTTGGAGTGCATATCACTGGCCTCACGCACGATGAACGCGGGTATCCCTCCATGACGGCGGAGGCCCAGGAAGAGATGATGAGTCGCATCGTCGGGAAAATTCGAAATAATCTTGACGACATCATCCAGACGGAAAGCTATCGCCTGGACGATGCGGAAATTGCCATCGTTTCCTACGGGGTATCCTCCCGCAGCAGTCTGGCTGCTGTGGATGAAGCCCGGGAACAGGGGATCAGAGTCGGTCTTTTGCGGCTCGTCACCGTCTGGCCCTTTCCCGAAGTACTCATCAACAAGCTCGCAGACAGAATGCGATCTCTGGTGACAGTGGAAATCAATCTGGGACAAATCCACCTCGAGGTGGAGAGATGTTCCAGAGGCAAAGTTCCGGTTCATCTGGTCGGACATGCAGGAGGAAGCGTTATTTCGCCTGACACCATCGTTGAGAAATTGAAAGAGATAACCACATAG
- a CDS encoding 2-oxoacid:ferredoxin oxidoreductase subunit beta: protein MENIKARSDHPLDALLRTDRIPHIWCPGCGIGTAFSSCLVAMQASGIDLTKTVMVSGIGCSGRGAGYIKLDSYHTTHGRAIPFATGMKLANPELNVVVFSGDGDLFAIGGNHFIHAARRNVDITVVCVNNLNYGMTGGQAAATTPCMAKTPTTPLGNPETPFNLPLLAYASGASYVARWTILHTRDLTKSIEEALTRRGFSFIEVLAPCPTGYGRRNKEKPLDSLKIYQERTITKNGAHPAEITLDYNRGITLGKFIDTERPTFLDTYDKTCRLSFPGASE from the coding sequence ATGGAAAACATAAAGGCCCGATCAGATCATCCACTGGATGCTCTTTTGCGTACGGATCGCATCCCCCACATCTGGTGCCCGGGATGTGGTATCGGTACAGCTTTCTCCTCCTGCCTGGTCGCCATGCAAGCGAGCGGCATCGATCTCACAAAGACCGTCATGGTTTCCGGGATCGGTTGTTCGGGTCGCGGGGCCGGCTATATCAAACTGGATTCGTACCACACTACCCACGGAAGAGCCATTCCCTTCGCTACCGGAATGAAGCTGGCCAACCCGGAATTGAACGTCGTCGTTTTCAGCGGAGACGGAGACCTTTTCGCCATTGGCGGCAATCATTTCATCCATGCGGCCCGACGGAATGTGGACATCACCGTGGTCTGCGTGAACAACCTCAATTATGGAATGACCGGCGGTCAGGCAGCGGCCACGACACCCTGTATGGCCAAAACCCCCACGACTCCTCTGGGAAATCCCGAAACTCCTTTCAACCTGCCTCTTCTGGCATACGCCTCCGGGGCAAGTTATGTAGCGCGGTGGACCATACTTCACACGAGGGACCTCACCAAGTCCATCGAGGAAGCCTTGACCCGCAGAGGGTTCTCCTTCATCGAAGTGCTCGCCCCCTGCCCCACTGGCTACGGCAGGCGCAACAAGGAAAAGCCTTTGGATTCCTTGAAGATCTACCAGGAACGCACCATCACCAAAAACGGCGCTCATCCGGCGGAAATCACTCTGGATTACAACCGGGGGATCACCCTGGGCAAGTTCATCGATACGGAACGGCCTACTTTTTTGGATACTTACGATAAGACCTGCCGTCTGAGCTTTCCGGGCGCATCCGAATGA
- a CDS encoding 2-oxoacid:acceptor oxidoreductase family protein — MSSTSPSILHKEILITGFGGQGIVLAGQIVGKAASLLDHKESTLTQSYGPEARGGACSAQVIISEKIIHYPYVRSPDILVCMSQGGFDKFGSTIKLDGTLILDQDLVKAEAVKCADSFTIPATRIAEELGKKMMANIVMLGFFTAVTGVVSVDAVRKTVAGSVPQGTEELNLTAFNKGYDFGLATLKGRQKKAAGKKGVRQ, encoded by the coding sequence ATGAGTTCAACGTCACCCTCTATTTTGCATAAAGAAATCCTCATTACCGGCTTCGGTGGACAGGGAATCGTACTGGCTGGGCAGATTGTTGGCAAAGCGGCAAGTCTTCTGGATCACAAAGAAAGTACACTTACACAATCCTATGGCCCCGAAGCTCGCGGCGGAGCGTGCAGCGCACAGGTCATCATTTCCGAAAAAATCATCCATTACCCTTATGTGCGAAGCCCCGACATTCTGGTCTGCATGTCCCAGGGCGGGTTCGACAAATTCGGAAGCACCATCAAGCTGGATGGAACCCTCATCCTGGATCAGGATCTCGTGAAGGCGGAAGCGGTGAAATGTGCTGATTCTTTCACCATTCCGGCCACGCGCATCGCCGAAGAGTTGGGGAAAAAGATGATGGCCAATATCGTCATGCTGGGCTTTTTTACGGCCGTTACCGGCGTCGTGTCGGTGGACGCTGTACGGAAAACCGTTGCGGGTTCCGTACCTCAGGGTACCGAAGAGTTGAACCTTACGGCTTTCAACAAGGGATACGACTTCGGCCTTGCCACCCTCAAGGGACGTCAGAAAAAGGCGGCGGGCAAGAAAGGGGTCAGACAATGA
- a CDS encoding FAD-dependent oxidoreductase, protein MRNPKDRLHRVLVIGANPAGLAATNKLGEMGIPVTLVDTDADLDEKLSGEEWRLNSGVTLNYALRPGLLRILRNPKIRCVFPGEITSLKHTPQGFCAHIQSPADYIDADRCVLCGRCVEVCPASTPDGSKPIRFNGRRSLPGHPLIDKRRQPLCQANCPLGVNAQGYVALTKVGKFAEALDLIRRENILPGICGRICMHPCEVACRRGELDEAVAIRDIKRFVADYELLHPHAPEKAPVTPRAQKIAIVGSGPAGLAAAADLARWGYPVTVFEKEEKIGGLLRYGIGPYRLPRHILDHEIEYIEGLGVEFKTSSPADPSNNFEALRKEFASVILATGTWKDRKLGVPGEDLKKVEGCLEFLSRLYRNEIQKLDERVAVVGDGNAAFDVARALVRLGAKTTIVSWFPEELIPADPHEILAAREEGVSFVYSTKVTAFLGSNGQFGALRCAVTKPGEPDAKGIPWPVIVPGEEPFELEFDRAIVAIGQLADSPTCRLNGGVEVSPNGFIRVDSSCSTTLKTVYAAGDVVNGPSSVVKAMASGREAARCVHRSLSGEEVPQVKPQRPVDRDFPEITPDIPSVARVRMPERQPAARNSSFEEVALGLTETQACSEASRCLQCGVCSECLQCVDVCVSKETILHNAIACEDVEHAGVVIIADPKAAPSVKGEDVIRAYSSKAAKTDIHAMTLRGFAAAAEALILLGGTSLRLKGHGLAFSPPGPQLLPELRMGVFACRCNNAFGWPEHWNEYMAALAERPHIEHVEVVQAACTPEGSASLLRTIREKGLTRIVLASCVCCPLDFICSACTDQRSRLKDALFHGTGISRAMVETCNLRGEVLRHLKSDPQLAYEKFTGLMDRSIGRARHLKGLPAPARPYNFTTAVIGDSEAALKSALTLAEAGMEVFHFGTPTKPLTDPLRYANIHSFSGSSAKGLRGTVGNFQITVETEGSQQVFHVGAVILGEHSRKQIHYMPTADLPPHMVEASMQKRGATGIPFFNPGATSIPGLFLASPSGINVSERIKGTAAAILAASTMPRSPRQNKGYTVVVDESRCRGCGRCIQVCPYQAISFRKNDHGGWHAVVDEALCKGCGNCIPVCPSNAADSPYRDRRYLEQMIEEILT, encoded by the coding sequence ATGAGAAATCCCAAAGACCGCCTCCACCGTGTTCTGGTCATCGGTGCAAATCCGGCTGGGCTTGCGGCTACCAACAAGCTGGGGGAGATGGGAATTCCAGTGACCCTGGTGGATACCGATGCGGACCTTGATGAAAAACTGTCCGGCGAGGAATGGCGTCTCAATTCCGGTGTCACATTGAACTATGCCCTCCGGCCGGGGCTGCTTCGCATCTTGCGAAACCCAAAAATCCGGTGCGTGTTTCCCGGGGAAATCACTTCCCTCAAGCATACGCCACAGGGATTCTGTGCCCATATTCAGAGTCCCGCCGACTACATCGATGCGGATCGTTGCGTACTCTGCGGGCGCTGCGTGGAGGTATGCCCGGCTTCGACACCGGATGGATCCAAACCCATTCGCTTCAATGGCCGGCGCAGCCTGCCGGGCCATCCCCTCATCGACAAACGCCGTCAGCCTCTGTGCCAGGCCAACTGTCCCCTGGGTGTCAACGCCCAGGGATATGTTGCCCTCACCAAAGTGGGAAAATTTGCGGAGGCCCTGGATCTCATCCGGCGCGAAAATATACTTCCAGGAATCTGCGGCCGCATCTGCATGCACCCCTGTGAAGTCGCTTGTCGCCGTGGAGAATTGGATGAAGCGGTAGCCATCAGAGACATCAAAAGATTCGTCGCCGACTATGAACTCCTGCATCCCCACGCTCCAGAAAAGGCTCCGGTAACACCGAGGGCGCAAAAGATCGCCATTGTCGGTTCAGGGCCCGCAGGACTCGCTGCCGCGGCCGACCTGGCCCGATGGGGATATCCCGTTACGGTATTTGAAAAAGAAGAAAAGATCGGCGGCTTGCTGCGCTACGGAATAGGACCTTACCGTCTGCCGCGGCATATCCTGGATCACGAAATCGAATATATCGAAGGGCTTGGAGTAGAGTTCAAGACTTCCTCCCCGGCCGATCCCTCCAATAATTTCGAAGCACTCAGAAAAGAATTCGCATCCGTGATTCTCGCGACGGGTACCTGGAAAGATCGCAAGCTGGGTGTTCCGGGCGAAGATTTGAAAAAGGTCGAAGGGTGTCTGGAATTCCTGAGCAGGCTTTATCGCAATGAAATTCAGAAGCTTGATGAGCGCGTAGCCGTTGTCGGCGACGGAAATGCAGCCTTCGATGTCGCCCGCGCTTTGGTGAGACTGGGAGCAAAAACCACTATCGTCTCCTGGTTTCCGGAAGAGCTCATTCCTGCGGATCCGCATGAAATCCTTGCCGCGAGAGAAGAAGGTGTTTCCTTCGTCTATTCGACCAAAGTGACCGCTTTTCTGGGTTCCAACGGCCAATTCGGAGCGTTGCGCTGTGCCGTCACAAAACCCGGAGAACCTGATGCAAAGGGAATCCCATGGCCGGTCATCGTGCCGGGCGAAGAGCCTTTTGAATTGGAGTTCGATCGCGCCATCGTCGCTATTGGGCAGCTGGCCGATTCCCCCACCTGCCGGCTGAACGGAGGCGTGGAAGTCTCACCCAATGGGTTCATTCGGGTGGATTCCAGCTGTTCTACAACCCTCAAAACGGTCTATGCCGCAGGAGACGTCGTCAACGGTCCATCTTCCGTGGTGAAAGCCATGGCGTCGGGAAGGGAAGCCGCTCGTTGCGTTCATCGCTCTCTCAGTGGCGAAGAGGTTCCTCAAGTGAAACCTCAAAGGCCTGTCGACAGGGATTTTCCTGAAATCACGCCGGATATCCCCTCGGTAGCCCGCGTGCGCATGCCTGAACGGCAGCCCGCGGCCAGGAACAGCAGTTTTGAAGAGGTCGCGCTGGGTCTGACAGAGACGCAAGCCTGTTCCGAGGCGTCCCGTTGTCTTCAGTGCGGTGTCTGTTCCGAATGCCTCCAATGTGTGGATGTCTGTGTTTCCAAGGAAACCATTCTGCACAATGCAATCGCCTGTGAGGATGTCGAACATGCGGGCGTTGTGATCATTGCGGACCCCAAGGCCGCTCCCTCTGTAAAGGGTGAGGACGTCATCCGGGCTTACAGTTCCAAAGCCGCCAAGACCGATATCCATGCCATGACGCTCCGCGGATTCGCGGCTGCAGCGGAAGCCTTGATTCTTCTGGGGGGAACTTCGCTGCGTCTGAAAGGCCATGGGCTCGCCTTTTCCCCTCCCGGCCCTCAGCTTTTGCCCGAACTTCGAATGGGCGTATTTGCCTGCCGCTGCAACAACGCTTTCGGGTGGCCCGAGCATTGGAATGAATACATGGCGGCTCTTGCGGAGCGCCCTCACATAGAGCACGTTGAAGTCGTTCAGGCAGCTTGTACGCCCGAGGGTTCGGCTTCGCTCCTCAGGACTATCCGCGAGAAAGGTCTGACGCGGATCGTGCTGGCTTCCTGCGTCTGCTGTCCTCTGGACTTCATCTGCAGCGCCTGCACCGACCAGCGAAGCCGTCTCAAAGATGCCCTCTTTCATGGCACCGGGATCAGCCGGGCCATGGTAGAAACGTGCAACTTGCGGGGAGAGGTCCTCCGGCATCTCAAAAGCGACCCGCAGCTGGCTTACGAAAAATTTACAGGTCTTATGGATAGATCCATTGGACGGGCCAGGCATTTGAAGGGACTTCCCGCTCCCGCTCGACCCTATAATTTTACGACGGCCGTCATCGGCGATTCGGAAGCCGCTCTCAAGAGCGCCCTCACACTGGCGGAAGCCGGTATGGAGGTCTTTCATTTCGGCACTCCGACAAAACCCTTAACCGATCCGTTGAGGTATGCAAACATTCACAGCTTCAGCGGGTCTTCCGCAAAGGGCCTTCGAGGAACAGTCGGTAATTTTCAGATCACTGTGGAAACCGAAGGTTCGCAACAGGTTTTCCATGTGGGAGCGGTGATTCTCGGTGAACACTCCCGGAAACAGATCCATTACATGCCCACGGCGGACCTTCCTCCCCACATGGTGGAAGCATCCATGCAGAAACGGGGTGCCACGGGAATCCCTTTTTTCAACCCGGGCGCGACATCGATCCCCGGGCTCTTTCTGGCCAGTCCTTCCGGCATCAATGTCTCGGAAAGGATCAAGGGGACTGCCGCCGCCATTCTTGCAGCTTCGACAATGCCCCGAAGCCCTCGACAGAACAAGGGCTATACGGTCGTGGTGGACGAGAGCCGGTGCCGCGGGTGCGGGCGGTGCATCCAGGTTTGCCCTTATCAGGCCATCAGCTTCCGCAAAAATGATCATGGAGGATGGCATGCAGTGGTGGATGAAGCGCTTTGCAAGGGCTGCGGCAACTGCATTCCCGTGTGCCCGTCCAATGCTGCCGACAGCCCGTATCGCGACCGGCGGTATCTCGAACAGATGATAGAAGAGATACTGACGTAG
- a CDS encoding hydrogenase iron-sulfur subunit, translating to MDKLKIVLFMCNWGPHAAYQTLQDNGADIPAEVSMIRIPCTGRMSKSLLFKAFEMGADGVALLGCEPGSCRYGSGTAVAERNVDDTRGILDLLGLGGDRLRLAMFLPEESEPLLNFLQDFQKVIKTIGKSPVQPTLREEPAAVAKDAASRLLASHDIYACQDCGKCSSACPLALAGKPFSPRAMANAIIGGKIDSPEVVKDVWSCLTCGLCYDRCPSAVDFPEFIRDMRHLQKVCGQSGHEAHGGIFQSIMRTMTSPDLKIRHWEWLPKDIQTDPQSKVLFFGGCAPYFDTYFKNHLGIQTSDILTDSLRLLNFFDITPAVLNGERCCGHDLLWSGDHENFRKLAQLNVEAIEASGAEEVVTACPECYRTLAHDYPALGIELKFKVTHIYDLAEREIGKGAIGFEKMERRLTFQDPCRLSRLEGRPDLPRKLIDRLQPDGFTEMKDHGASALCCGNCAWTGCDSYTKTLQVNRLRQARETGSDLLVTACPKCQIHLKCAMEDPFLGDEIKMEIMDLTTVLAKTIRWE from the coding sequence ATGGATAAATTGAAAATCGTACTCTTTATGTGCAACTGGGGACCCCACGCCGCCTACCAGACCCTTCAGGACAACGGCGCGGACATCCCTGCGGAAGTCAGCATGATACGCATCCCCTGCACCGGAAGGATGAGCAAATCGCTCCTTTTTAAGGCCTTTGAAATGGGAGCGGACGGTGTCGCCCTTTTGGGCTGTGAACCCGGATCCTGCCGGTATGGGAGTGGAACGGCCGTTGCTGAACGGAACGTGGATGATACCCGGGGGATCCTGGACCTCTTGGGGCTTGGAGGAGACCGCCTCCGTCTTGCCATGTTTCTCCCGGAGGAATCTGAACCTCTCCTCAACTTCCTTCAGGACTTCCAAAAGGTCATCAAGACCATCGGCAAAAGCCCCGTCCAGCCGACTCTGCGGGAAGAACCAGCAGCCGTCGCAAAAGATGCCGCTTCTCGACTTCTGGCTTCCCACGATATTTACGCCTGCCAGGACTGCGGAAAATGTTCTTCCGCCTGTCCCCTGGCCCTTGCTGGAAAACCCTTTTCACCACGGGCGATGGCCAATGCCATCATCGGAGGAAAAATCGACTCGCCTGAAGTCGTGAAAGATGTATGGTCCTGCCTCACCTGCGGGCTCTGCTACGATCGCTGTCCATCGGCCGTCGATTTCCCGGAATTCATTCGCGACATGAGGCACCTTCAAAAAGTCTGCGGTCAAAGCGGCCATGAGGCCCATGGGGGTATTTTTCAATCCATCATGCGCACCATGACTTCTCCAGATCTAAAAATACGGCATTGGGAATGGCTGCCCAAAGACATCCAGACCGATCCTCAGAGCAAGGTACTCTTCTTCGGTGGCTGCGCCCCCTACTTCGATACCTATTTCAAGAACCATCTGGGCATCCAGACGAGCGATATCCTCACGGACAGTCTTCGGCTTCTGAATTTCTTCGACATCACCCCCGCCGTTTTGAACGGCGAACGCTGTTGCGGTCATGATCTTCTCTGGTCGGGAGATCATGAAAATTTCCGTAAGCTCGCACAACTCAATGTGGAAGCCATCGAGGCGTCGGGTGCGGAAGAAGTGGTCACGGCATGTCCCGAATGCTACCGGACCCTTGCCCATGACTATCCTGCACTGGGAATCGAATTGAAATTCAAGGTGACTCATATTTATGACCTGGCAGAACGGGAGATCGGCAAGGGAGCCATCGGCTTTGAGAAGATGGAGAGAAGGCTCACTTTTCAAGACCCCTGCCGGCTGAGCCGCCTCGAAGGGCGGCCGGACCTTCCGCGAAAGCTGATCGACCGGCTTCAGCCCGATGGTTTCACCGAAATGAAAGACCATGGGGCGTCTGCTCTCTGCTGCGGCAACTGCGCCTGGACGGGATGCGACAGTTACACGAAGACACTGCAGGTCAATCGGTTGCGCCAGGCCCGGGAAACGGGCAGTGACCTCCTAGTCACCGCCTGCCCCAAGTGTCAGATCCACCTCAAGTGCGCCATGGAAGATCCTTTCCTGGGAGATGAAATCAAAATGGAAATCATGGATCTCACCACTGTTCTGGCGAAGACCATTCGCTGGGAATAA
- the hdrA2 gene encoding CoB-CoM heterodisulfide reductase HdrA2 encodes MPIMQKLENQEVRPRVGVYVCHCGLNIGRTVDCKKVAETVAELEDVVVAKDIPYACSEPGQHSIKDDIIENNLNRVVVASCSPRLHEPTFRQMVQAAGLNPYMLEMANLREHCSWVHMNEPDAATQKAIDLTKMAVARVRDLTPLEPEKLALTKKTLVIGGGVAGIQAALDLADNGYDVVMVEKKPSIGGTMAQLDKTFPTMDCSIUILGPKMTDVGRHPRIKLYTLSEVVDVKGYVGNFDVKILKKARYVDEKECTACGDCAKVCPVVRPDEFNLGLSSRKAIYSPFPQAVPSAYVINVNECLGHNPAVCAKCVEACDKGCINFHMSDEEIVENVGTIIVATGMDPYDPTEMDEYGYTRFENVLTSLEFERLVNAGGPTKGELVRPGDRRHPKSIGFVQCVGSRSVRKGNPYCSNVCCMNTVKSTLVLKEHYPDMDVKVFYIDIRAFGKGFEDLYKRSRRLGVHYLRGLPGNVEELSDGSIRVAVENSATGAIEYHDLDMLVLAIGVQPPRSTQRLQEMLGLQLTSDGFFLEAHPKLQPVDAATRGIFYAGCAEGPKDIKESVTQASAAAARAIRLMHKGEILTEPITSEVIPDLCKSCGKCAEVCPYNAITVDVKKKTPAVVNTAACAGCGTCAAECPFDAITMNHFTDKQILNQVDTLLEESTEEKILAFACNWCSYAGADYAGVSRLQYPPNVRVIRTMCSGRVDEKFIWEGFAKGAPVILVSGCHIGDCHYIDANHWTEKRIQKIHKKMEKLGIRPERLQLEWISAAEGIRFANVMKNLEELRKGVTQREVSETVAILAKKNQGAE; translated from the coding sequence ATGCCGATTATGCAAAAACTTGAAAATCAGGAAGTTCGTCCCCGTGTTGGAGTTTACGTCTGTCACTGCGGCCTGAATATCGGTCGGACCGTGGATTGCAAGAAGGTGGCCGAAACGGTTGCGGAACTGGAAGATGTCGTTGTGGCAAAGGACATACCCTATGCATGTTCCGAACCGGGGCAGCACAGCATCAAGGACGACATCATTGAAAACAATCTGAACCGGGTGGTTGTCGCGTCCTGCTCACCCAGACTTCATGAACCCACTTTTCGTCAGATGGTTCAGGCGGCCGGGCTCAACCCTTACATGTTGGAGATGGCCAACCTCAGAGAGCACTGCAGCTGGGTGCACATGAACGAACCCGACGCAGCCACCCAAAAAGCCATCGATCTCACTAAAATGGCCGTTGCGCGTGTCCGTGACCTGACCCCCCTGGAACCCGAAAAACTTGCCCTCACCAAAAAAACATTAGTGATCGGCGGAGGGGTGGCTGGAATCCAGGCGGCGCTCGATCTCGCCGACAACGGCTACGATGTGGTCATGGTGGAGAAAAAGCCTTCCATCGGGGGAACCATGGCGCAACTGGACAAGACTTTCCCCACCATGGACTGTTCCATCTGAATTCTCGGGCCAAAAATGACGGATGTCGGTCGACATCCCCGAATCAAGCTTTATACCTTGAGTGAAGTGGTGGACGTGAAAGGTTACGTCGGTAATTTCGATGTAAAGATATTGAAGAAAGCGCGCTACGTGGATGAGAAGGAATGCACGGCTTGTGGCGATTGCGCCAAAGTCTGCCCCGTGGTTCGACCCGATGAATTCAACCTAGGACTCTCATCGCGCAAAGCCATCTATTCGCCATTCCCCCAGGCGGTTCCGTCAGCCTATGTGATCAACGTGAACGAATGCCTGGGGCACAATCCCGCCGTCTGTGCCAAGTGTGTGGAGGCATGCGACAAGGGCTGCATCAATTTCCACATGTCCGATGAAGAGATCGTCGAAAACGTGGGAACGATCATCGTGGCCACTGGAATGGATCCATACGATCCGACCGAAATGGACGAATACGGATATACACGCTTTGAGAATGTGCTCACCAGCCTGGAATTCGAACGTCTGGTCAACGCCGGTGGGCCCACCAAGGGCGAGCTTGTCCGTCCCGGAGACCGCAGGCACCCCAAATCCATCGGATTCGTTCAGTGCGTGGGTTCCCGTTCGGTCAGGAAGGGAAATCCTTACTGTTCCAATGTATGCTGCATGAACACGGTGAAGAGCACGCTCGTTCTCAAGGAACACTATCCGGATATGGATGTCAAGGTCTTCTATATCGACATCCGCGCCTTTGGAAAGGGTTTTGAAGATCTCTACAAGAGAAGTCGGCGACTGGGAGTACACTACCTGCGTGGTCTGCCGGGGAACGTGGAAGAGCTTTCCGATGGAAGCATTCGAGTGGCCGTGGAAAATTCGGCCACGGGAGCCATCGAATATCACGATCTCGATATGCTCGTGCTCGCTATTGGAGTACAGCCCCCCAGGAGCACTCAAAGACTTCAGGAAATGCTCGGTTTGCAGCTTACATCCGACGGTTTTTTCCTGGAAGCGCATCCCAAGCTCCAGCCCGTGGATGCTGCAACACGCGGCATTTTCTACGCAGGATGCGCAGAAGGCCCCAAGGATATCAAAGAAAGCGTCACTCAGGCATCCGCGGCCGCAGCGCGGGCCATCCGGCTCATGCACAAGGGTGAAATACTCACGGAACCGATTACTTCCGAAGTCATTCCAGATCTGTGCAAGTCGTGCGGAAAGTGCGCAGAAGTTTGTCCATACAACGCCATCACAGTGGATGTGAAGAAGAAAACTCCTGCGGTCGTGAACACGGCGGCGTGCGCCGGGTGCGGAACCTGCGCGGCGGAATGCCCCTTCGACGCCATCACCATGAATCATTTCACCGATAAACAGATACTCAACCAGGTGGACACCCTTTTGGAGGAATCCACCGAAGAGAAAATCCTGGCATTCGCCTGCAACTGGTGCTCTTACGCCGGAGCGGATTATGCCGGAGTCTCACGGCTCCAGTATCCACCCAACGTTCGAGTCATACGCACCATGTGCTCGGGCCGGGTGGACGAAAAGTTCATCTGGGAGGGATTTGCCAAGGGCGCTCCCGTGATCCTGGTGAGCGGCTGCCATATTGGAGACTGCCATTACATCGACGCCAACCACTGGACTGAAAAGCGCATTCAGAAAATCCACAAAAAAATGGAAAAACTGGGCATCCGCCCCGAACGCCTGCAGCTCGAATGGATCAGCGCCGCGGAAGGCATTCGCTTCGCCAACGTCATGAAAAACCTGGAAGAACTCCGCAAGGGGGTCACCCAGCGGGAAGTTTCTGAAACGGTTGCGATTCTGGCGAAGAAAAATCAAGGCGCTGAGTGA